The Macellibacteroides fermentans genome includes the window CAGCAGAAAGTATGTGCGTATGATCGATGCTACTGCCGATGTTAAGGTTGTAGGGGCATGTGCAGATATGGAGGAGGCTAAGCGCATGTTGGATACCAAGCAGGCCTACGGTATATTACTGGTTCCGTCTGATTTTAGCAAAGATCTGCATGCGGGAAGACAAACTACCGTGTCGTTGTACAGCGATATGAGCAGCCTGCTGTTTTACAAAGCATTTCTGCTTTCGGCTACCGAAGCCTCTTTCGAGCTGGGTAAGGAGGTGAGGATGCATAACAATCCCGTATCTACCGAGAAACTAGAACAGATTACGGTTAACCCGATTCCCTACGAATCGGTAACCCTTTTCAATACACAGAATGGTTTTGCCAGCTTTTTGGTACCCGCTATCCTTATTCTGGTAATTCAGCAGACATTGGTGTTGGGGATAGGTATGTTGGGCGGTACTGCCCGCGAGAAAAACCGATTCCATACATTGGTGCCAGTAAGTAAACACTTTAACGGTACGTTGCGTATTGTATTCGGCAAGTCGTTGGCTTACCTGGTATTGTATATCCTTGTTTGCGGCTGGACGCTGGTGGTGGTGCCAAAACTCTTTGGATTGCCTCAGTTGGCATCTCCATTTACGCTTACGATGTTTATACTGCCTTACCTTTTTGCCTGTATTTTCTTTGCCATTACCTTGTCGGGTTTTATGGTAAGCAGAGAATCACCTATGATGATTTTTGTATTTACATCCGTTTTCCTGCTGTTTATTTCGGGTATCTCGTGGCCCATGCATTCCATTCCTTCTTTTTGGAAAGCAACGGGTTATCTGTTCCCTTCAACACCCGGGGTGCAGGGTTTTGTGCGGATAAATACAATGGGGGCAACCTTAAATGAGGTGGCAGCCGAATATAAATTGTTATGGGTGCAGACCGGTTTTTATTTCCTTACCTCTTGCCTGGTGTATCGTTTCCAGATTATACGAAGCAGAAGGCTGGTACATCAGCAGTATCAGTATATGAAAGCCAAACATAAGACTAAATAAAAAAGAGGGTGCCATCGGCATCCTCTTTTTTATTGTTCGCCCAGCACGAACGTATTCTAACGGGTGTAAGTCCCCAACGCGCCCTAACAGCGGGAAGCGTCCAGCCAACGACAAGGGTGTTCATCGCGAGGTGTAATCTGAAGGAAGTCTTCGGCAAAGATCTGGCCTGACGAACAGAAACTTGATACCAAGGCTCACGAGTGTGGATTAGTTTGCAATACAAAACAAAGTCCGATAGCTGTTCGGAACACTTGGAGTAAATCAAGCAGGTATAAGATTGAAAGAATACGTCCATAACTGGGGAGATCTCACGGGCGAGGTCATCCGAGCAGTAACAACGAACCGTGAGAAGTCAGCAGAGGTCATAGTAGCCGGGCAAGGAAAAAAAAACATCGACAACCTGGTGAAGGACTGAACTTTAATTAAACTGGAATTATTACATTATTACCAAATGGAAGAAACAATGCAGCAAACAACAGAATCTGTTGGCTGCCATCAGAAGAACAGGACGGAATCCGAAGGGTATGATGGAGCGCAGACTTTTATGTGGATAATAGGTGAGAACCTAGTGGAAGTGCAGACAGGCACAACCAATTTGTTGGAACTTATCCTGAGTCCCGAAAACTTAAATCGATCTTATCGGCAAGTAATAGGGAATGACGGATCCGGAGGTGTCGATAAGATGGGAACGAGCGAACTGTTGCCATACCTAAACCTCCACAAAGACGAATTGATAGAGCAGCTACTAAAGGGTAAGTACCGGCCCAATCCGGTCCGTCGTGTCGATATCCCCAAGGACAACGGCAAGGCACGTCAACTCGGTATCCCTACGGTTGTTGACCGGTTCATCCAACAGGCTATAAGCCAAGTGTTGATACCGATATACGAACGAGAGTTCAATGACAACAGTTTTGGCTTCCGCCCAAACCGCAGCGCCCACGATGCGCTGAAGCGGGTGCAGGAATATGCAGACAATGGGTATCATTACTGCATAAACCTTGACTTGGAACGATTCTTCGATACAGTAAACCATAGCAAGCTGATAGAGGTGTTGTCACGGACAATCAAAGATGGACGGGTAATTTCACTTATCCATCACTATCTCAAAGCCGGCGTAATGGTTGCTCATAAGTATGAATCAACCGAGGAGGGAGTTCCTCAAGGGGGTCCGTTAAGCCCGATTCTAAGCAATATCTTGCTGAATGAGCTTGATAAAGAGTTGTCT containing:
- a CDS encoding ABC transporter permease; protein product: MKPEFRLQNIIKEGLNDTFLIWKSELKNVFADTGVMIFFFLVPFIYPLLYAFIYNNELVREAKMVVVDQSNSSLSRKYVRMIDATADVKVVGACADMEEAKRMLDTKQAYGILLVPSDFSKDLHAGRQTTVSLYSDMSSLLFYKAFLLSATEASFELGKEVRMHNNPVSTEKLEQITVNPIPYESVTLFNTQNGFASFLVPAILILVIQQTLVLGIGMLGGTAREKNRFHTLVPVSKHFNGTLRIVFGKSLAYLVLYILVCGWTLVVVPKLFGLPQLASPFTLTMFILPYLFACIFFAITLSGFMVSRESPMMIFVFTSVFLLFISGISWPMHSIPSFWKATGYLFPSTPGVQGFVRINTMGATLNEVAAEYKLLWVQTGFYFLTSCLVYRFQIIRSRRLVHQQYQYMKAKHKTK